CGCAGAGTATTACATTCATTAGAATCGGCGTTATCTAAAGACCGTGCAAAAGCCAACATAAACGGCTTAAGCGCATTAGGCTTAGTAGAAATGACCCGAAAGCGCACCCGCGAAAGCCTAGAGCATATTTTATGTGATGTGTGTCCTGCTTGCTCTGGGCGTGGCTCACAAAAAACAGTTGAAACCGTATGCTACGAAATACTGCGCGAAATAGTGCGTGTTAACCGTGCTTACGATGCTGATAAATTTATGGTTTATGCAGCGCCTGCGGTAAGTGAAGCCTTACTCAACGATGAGTACCATAACCTAGCCGAACTTGAACTATTCATTGGTAAACAGGTCAATATCCAAACAGAGAGCCTATATAGCCAAGAGCAGTTTGATGTGGTAATGATGTAATGAAAACGAAAGCGGTCTGTTTTTTTTGTTTTAGAAAGTTATGGCAAACCTGCGCCATAATTTTAGTATTACTGGCCGTAATTGTTTCTATTTTAAAGTACACCTTACCTTATGCAAACGACTACAAAGGCGATATAGAAACCTACCTGCACGATAAATTTGCCATTAGTCTTTCTATTGGCGCAATCTCTGCCAGTTGGCATGGTGCCGGCCCTGCCTTAGTATTAGAAGATCTGTCCTTTAAGGATAACGAAACTGCGCCCATATCGCTCACTATTGCCAAAACAAGCCTAGAACTTAACCTATGGGAGAGCATTAAAGCCTTTCAGTTAAAGTCTAATTACTTTGTTATTAATGGTTTTCATACCAGTGTAAATATTCAAAATTTATTTAATAACACCAATAACGATGATGTCTCGTTTGAACAAAAAGAGTTAATTGAAGAGCTGTTTTTAGGAGATACAGGCCACTTTGCTATTGAAAATTCGAGTATTAATTTTATTTTAGAAGATGGTAAAGAGCGTAAGCTATTACTCGAAAACATAGTATGGCAAAACCAAGATGAACAACACTTAGGAAGCGGCAGCCTCGCTTTGCCAGGTATTAGTGTGGGTAGCTTTGACGCACGTATCGCGCTTAGTGGCAAAACCATAGAGCAAATTGCGGGTGATATTTACGTACAAGCAAATAGCGTAGATGTGTCTAATTGGTTAGCACAATATATTAATACTGAAAAACAACAGCTTTACACAGATATAAATTTAAAGTCTTGGCTTAAGCTCGAAAATGGTTTTATCAGCGATGTAAAAATGCAGTGGTTACCTAGCTTTGTGCACTGGCAACACAACCAGCAAGCCAAGCAAGTAAGCTTAAGCGAAGGGGGATTTCATTTATTTCCTGAGGCAAACGCTTGGCACCTAAAAAGCACAGGCCTAACATTTAGTAATAACGACACAACCTGGCCCAGCCTAGAATTTGAAGCAAACTTAGGCAAACATAATAAAGTGTGGCTGCAGCAGGTTGATCTATCTTTACTGGGTAACTTGGCGTCGTTAACTAATTTTGAAGCATTACAGCCACTTTTAAACCGCAAACCAAGTGGTTTTATTGATCAAGCCTACCTAGAACTTAATCCAGATGAGCAATGGCAGTTATGGTTTTCTGCTAATAATATTGGCTGGCAAGAAGTGTCAGGCATTCCTGCAGCGCAAGCGCTACGGGTCTCGGGGCTAATAAATCAGCAGCGCGGGCGAGTGCAGCTATTTGGTGAAAACGGCACTTTAATAACCGGCGACAGCTTCAGTAAAAATATTGATTACAACCAAATTAATATCGATCTGGATTTAGCAAAAACAGATAATTACTGGAATGTAAGCAGTAATAATATTTGGTTTGATAATAACGAAGTTACCTTAGCGGCTGAACTAAATGTAAGCCTTAGCGACGATCCTCGCTTAGATCTATACGCAGAAGCTTATGCCGAGGATGCCACAGTAGCTGGGCACTACTTTCCTTTAAAGGCAATGAGCCCTCAACTTGTAAGCTACTTAAACGGCGCAATACAGGGTGGGGAAGTGGCTAAAGCGCAAGTATTATTTGCAGGCCCACTTTCAGGTTTTCCTTTCACAGATGGCAGCGGCCAATTTGATGTACTCGCGCAAATAGATAATGCAACATACGCGTTTGACCCCAATTGGCCGGCTGTAACTAACGCTAATGTACAGCTACATTTTGCTAACGAGCGAATGGATATTTATAGTCAGCAAGGCCAGCTAGTTAATTTAGAAGTAGGTGATAGCGTGCAAGTCAGTATTGCCGATTTAATGCATGCTGATGAACTCATTGTACAAATAGACAAACGCGCACAAATGGAAAAACTGCATGACTTTTTTGCCGCCACGCCGATTGCAAACCCCCTCGCTAATATTTTTGAAGTGGTGCAGGGTAAAGGCCAAGCAGATGCAAGTGTCACACTTTTAATTGGCTCTAAATTTAAAGGTGGAGCCAGTGTAAGCGGCAAAGTAAAACTAAACGATTTACCTGTTTATATTGCGGCTCCAGGTATTACGCTTGAAAAACTAAGCGGCGAGCTCAGTTTTGAAAACGATACAATTAGCATGCAAAACGCCAGTGCTACTTGGTTGGGAATGCCGCTTAGTATTGACTACCGTAGTCAAAGCGATGCACAGCAGTACACAGCTAATATTGATATAACAGCGCTTTTAAATGCAGATACATTAACAACCCAAGCGCAAGGCGTGCTGAAAGGCTACCTGAGTGGGCAAAGTGAAGTTGATATAGGCCTTTCCCTTAACTTTACCGAGCAAGGCTTTAATTATCGCGCTCAGGTTAGCTCAGAACTACGTGGCTTAACCAGCACATTACCTGCGCCTTATGGCAAAACAAGTGAACAGGTTTGGCCGTTAACGGGCATTGTACAAGGCGATGATATTTCAAACCTTATTACAGCTAATGCTAATCAGCAGCTTTATTTTAATGCGATTTTAGAAAACGGCCAGCCGCAATTTAGCAATATACATATTGTACTTGGCGAACAAGATTTAGGGCTAAACCAAAAAGATTTAAGCGTTAATATCAACCTTGAACAAACACAACTCGAAGCATGGTTTGAATTAATCGACCAAATTATTAAAGCCGCTAAAGCTAAACCTGAGCAGCAATCGCCCGGTATTATGCCGCCATTAAATGAAGTGGTTGCGCATATTGACAAGGTTAATGCCAGCGACATTATTTTTAACGATTTTGAAATGCGCTTAGCGCCCCAGCAAAACGATTTATATTTAAAGCTTAATGCCAAAGAACTGCGTGCAGGGGTGTTTATTCCCAGCTCTCAGCCAAGCCAGCCGATACGTATAAATAGCGATTACTTAAGACTTAACTTTGCACCTAAAGCACAAGAGGAACTTGAGGTCACCGATGTACTGCCAGAGCAAAACCTAGCGTGGCTTAACACAGTACCTGCCATTGAGTTTGAGTGTGCAGATTGTAAAGTGGCCAGTTATCAGCTTGATAAAGTGAGTGCGTCGTTGGTCGGTGAGGGCGATAAGCTCACTATTTCTGAGCTTGTAGTTGATAAGGGCGACCATATTTTACGTACCAAAGGGCAATGGCAAGGTGGCTTTACGCAATTTAATGGTGAGCTTAAAAGTGACGATATAGGCGCGCTATTTGATGAATTTGATATCACCACCGCAATAAAAGATTCAAAAGCCGATATTAACTACAACCTGGCTTGGCAAGGCGCCCCGTATGACTTTGATATACCGAGTTTAGGCGGTGAAGTTAAGTGGGATTTAGGTGAAGGCCACATTGCTGAAATAAGTGATGGTGGGGCACGTGTATTTTCGTTACTTAGCCTTGACTCGTTAGTGCGTAAATTAAAACTCGATTTTAGAGATGTATTTTCAAAAGGTTTTTTTTATAACAGCTTAAAAGGCTCTATGCAGCTGGATAAAGGTATAGCCTACACGAAAAATACCAAAATGGATGGCGTGCCAGCCGATTTAACGATTAACGGCTATGCTAATTTAAACACCCTTGAAATAGATTACGATTTAGCTGTGGCACCACAAGTAACATCTAGTATTCCAGTTATTGTGGCTTGGATGGTTAATCCTGTTACGGGGCTTGCTGCACTCGCGCTTGATAAAGTTATTCACTCAGCAAGGGTGATCTCTGAAATTAACTTTAAAGTAACTGGAAAAATGAATGACCCTGTTGTGCAAGAGCTTGACCGTAAAAGTAAAGAAGTGACCTTACCGCAAGCTGCGCAAAATCAGCCGCAAGCAGCTAGTACACTCACACTTAAAGATGCCGCGGTAACTGCAACACAATGAGTACGCTAAATGCCAATATTATTGCTTTGCAAATGTGCTCAGGTACCAACCCCGACGAAAACATGGCAACCCTTGCCAATGCGTTAAATAAATTACCCGCAGCCAGGCCACTGCTTGTGTGTCTACCCGAGGCGTTTTTAGTATTTAGTAAAAGTGGCCATGATACGCTAAAGGTTGCTAAACGTATTACACACTACAGGCAGCAATTAAGTGCCTTGTGTAAAAAGCATAATATTTGGTTAAATGCGGGCACTATCCCCGAGCCACACAAAAATAATAAATACTTTGCGGCCTCGCACTTATTTAATAATCAAGGTGAATGCGTAGCCACGTATAATAAAATGCATTTATTTGATGTTGATGTGGCGGATAAAACCGCCAGCTATCGAGAATCAGACTTTACTCAAGCAGGCGAAGATGTAGTGGTGGTTGCTACACCGTTTGGTAAAATTGGCTTAACAGTATGTTATGATTTGCGCTTTAGTGGATTATTTAGTGCACTTGCGCGCCAAGGGGCTGAAATAATTTTAGTGCCCAGTGCTTTTACAGTCCCTACCGGGCAAGCACATTGGCAACCCTTATTAAGAGCACGTGCAATAGAAACGCAATGTTACGTTATTGCAGCGGCTCAGTATGGAACGCATCAAAATGGCCGCCAAACATACGGCCACAGTATTATTATTTCACCGTGGGGCGAGCAAATAGCAACGCTTGAAAGTGGGGTAGGGTTTATAAGCGGTTACGCCGAGCTAAACCAGTTAAATAAAATTAGAAGAGATATGCCCGTGCAATCTCATCAACGATTTAGAGAGCATTTATTATGAATTCGGTTGAACAGCATTTATTACACGACAGCCAGCTAAATCGAGAAGAACTCGAAAAAACGCTTGGGTATATTCATCAGCACAAAGTGGATTATGCCGATTTATACTTTCAATCAAGCCATCATGAGTCATGGATGCTTGAAGATGGCTTAGTAAAAGAAGGCTCTTATAATGTTGAGCGCGGAGTCGGTGTACGTGCAGTGAGTGGTGAAAAAACAGGTTTTTCTTACTCTGATGCCATTAACCTTGAAGCGTTAAACAAAGCCGCAACGGCCGCTCGTAGCATTGCCGATGCAGGCGAAGATAAAACCATTAAAGTATTTAGCGATGTGAAAGCAAAAGAGCAATTTGCCCCGCATCAGCCAATATCAAGCATGAGTGACAGCGATAAAGTGAGTTTATTACGTGAGCTTGAAAACTACATTCGTGAACTCGCACCTGATGCGCAGCAAGTGATTAGTTCAATGTCGGCGGTATACGAAGAAGTATTAATTGCTGCCAGCGATGGCACGTTTGCTACCGATATACGCCCACTTATTCGTTTAAACTGCTCCGTTTTACTTGAAAAAAATGGCCGCCGTGAACGCGGTGGCGCAGGGGGCGGTGCACGTTTAGATTATGGTTATTTTAAAGAGCTAGTTGAAGGCAAGCCGCGCTGGATGGGCTTTGCCGAAGAAGCAGTACGCCAAGCTAAAGTAAACCTAGAGGCAATTGATGCGCCGGCTGGCACAATGGAAGTTGTACTTGGTAATGGCTGGCCAGGTGTGTTGTTACACGAAGCGGTAGGGCATGGCCTTGAGGGCGACTTTAACCGTAAAGGAGCGTCGGCATTTAGTGGTAAAGTAGGGCAAAAAGTAGCATCTGAGCTGTGTACTGTAGTTGATGATGGCACCCTGGCTGATCGCCGTGGCTCACTGAACGTTGACGATGAAGGCACACCTGCAGCTTATAACGTACTTATCGAAAACGGTATATTAAAAGGCTACATGCAAGATAAGCTCAATGCGCGTTTAATGGGCGTAAACCCAACCGGTAATGCACGTCGTGAGTCGTATGCGCATTTACCTATGCCACGTATGACTAACACCTATATGTTAGGTGGCGAGCACAGCCAAGCCGATATTATCAGCTCAGTTAAAAAAGGGATATTTGCACCAAACTTTGGCGGCGGCCAAGTCGATATTACTTCAGGTAAGTTTGTATTTAGCGCATCAGAGGCGTATTTAATTGAAAACGGTAAAATTACCCAGCCAATTAAAGGCGCAACGTTAATTGGCAACGGCCCAGAGGTTATGCAGCACATTTCTATGGTAGGTAACGACCTTGCGCTTGATAAAGGCGTAGGTGTTTGTGGTAAAGATGGGCAAAGCGTGCCGGTAGGCGTAGGGCAACCTAGCCTTAAAATAGACCAACTTACAGTAGGTGGCACCGCTTAATAAATAACCGCCCTAGTAACCTAACATGCGAGGCTTACGCCTCGCTTTGATCTTCTTTGTTTTTCTTCGCTTCTTCGTACCACAAATCCATAAAGCTCTCAGTTAACTTATGCTCAATCTCAAGGGCCTTATGAGTCGGGCAAAATAGCGTAAAGTTTGCTTTAAATTCTCCAAGCTCTGTAGTGCTAAAATGTATTACAGGCTCAGGGCCTGAAATTTTAGCATCTAACTTACGCTCTATCATTGAGTTGTAACGGCTTGCTACTTCTTCAAACTCTTCACAATATTGCTTCGCTTTTTCGGTTAGTGGTGCGTGAATAGGGTAAGGGTTAAAACTTTCTCTTCTTACAATTGTAAAGTGATGGGTGGCAAAACGTTTTACAAAATTTAAATTTTTTATAGAGCTAGTAATAAGCTTGTTGTTGGGGATGTATATAGTTTTACGTGAAAATTGATAAGTGTGAATATCAATTTCATGCAAGGTGGTTTTTATCCAATCAGTCTCGGCCACTTCGCCAAAGTAATCACCTACTTGTATCCAGTCACCTACTCTAAATGGGCGCGTCGTAACAAGGTAAAAAAAGCCGATAACACACTGTATAAACTCGCGAGTTGCAAGCACTATAGCCACCGCAAACGCAGCAATAGACAGCGCAAAATTTTGTATTTCGGTCGACCACACAAATAGCAACGACAACACCATAACAAAATTAATAAAGTGCTTAATGTTATGGGTGATGTAACGAATATCTTTTTCTTTTTTTTCAGCGCGGTTTCTTGCCAGTTTATCAACCAGTACTTTAAGCACGAAGGCAATGGCAAGCACGAATAGCGACACTAAAAAAGGGTGCATGAGTATGTCTTTAATCATAACGTCCAATTACGAGAAGGGATAAGCACACTAAGTATATTGAGTAATCAAACCAATTAGCAAATTTAACCTGCATAAAATCATTTATTTACAGCTAGGCTGTTCGCTCTGTAAAAGAGACCTGCGCGTGTTTGGCCTGTTTTTGGCAAAATAATACAAGCTCAATAGCAGCGATAAAAATAAGTGTATAACTTAGGGTTTCTATACCTTCCTCAATAATGTTTTTAACTACCCGAACGTAGTGTTCTCCCATCACTGAGTGCCAAAACTCACCTTTGCCCATCATTCTCGAAAACGCCAATAAAGTGACTAAACCAGACAGGCAAATACCATAGCTTGGCGTTTGTGCATAGGCTTTTAAGGAACTGTATATATGCCCTTTTTGAACGATTAGGTAAAGTATTACCAAGGCTAAAAGAGTGTACACAATAGTTTGCCATGCGCCATCAAACACATACATATCTAGGTATGTATCAAACTCTCGTACAAACATAGCAGCCGACAGTGCAGCCAATAAAAGTGCAGCTATTTTAGTTTCAGAGTAAATACGTGATGCGTAGAAAAACAGTATACAACTTAAAAACGTTAAAATATCTTGCATGTGTTCGGTAAGTGTCTCTTCACTGTAGAGTGCGTTTTGCTGTAAATCAAAACCTTCGAGTTGAATTAAAAAAGCCACGCCTGCTAAGCATAATAAGTAAATAAACGATCGCAGTAAGAACATATAAAAGTCCAATTTGAGAACAATGTGCGGCAGTTTAATTATAAAAATGGCTAAAAGCCAAAACATTATAGAAACTTTTTTAAAATTCGCCGGTCTAAAATTTTACTGTTAAATTAATGGGTTAGATGTTTTATTTGTGTTTTTTTTGATGTATTACTTGTAACGGTATTGGTTAATTAGTTGTGCAGCTTAGGTATAAATACGTAAAGCATAAAAAAGCCCTTACTCATACAGAGTAAGGGCTTTTAAAGTTATAAGCAGGGCACGCTTAGCGCATGGTAACAAACTCTTCAGAGCCTGTTGGATGCAGTGCAACAACCGCATCAAAATCAGCTTTTGTTGCGCCCATTTTCATCGCGACCGCAAAGCCTTGAATCATCTCATCAACAGCAAAACCAATACCATGTAAGCCAACTACTTTTTCTTCAGGGCCTACGCATACCAGCTTCATTGCACAAGGCTGACGATGTTGTGTAACGGCTGTGTACATAGCGGCAAAGCCCGACTTGTACACTTTTACATTTTCTTCGCCGTGGCGAGCAATAGCTTCTTGCTCGGTTTCGCCAATAGTACCAATAGGTGGGTGGCTAAATACCACAGTAGGTACAAGGCTGTAATCCATTTTTAAGTCATCAGGGAGATCTTTATTAAATAAGCGCTCTGATAGGGTACGGCCAGCTTTAACAGCAACAGGCGTAAGCTCAATACCGTGCTCAATAATATCGCCTACAGCATAAATACCAGGTACGTTTGTATTTTGATATTCATCTACTTTTACATAACCAGAGCTATTTAGTTCAACCCCTGCTGCTGCAATGTTAATTACATCGGTGCTTGGCTCGCGGCCAATAGCCCAAATTACTTGGTCAACATTTTGGCTGTAACCATTTTCAAAATGTATGGTTAAGCTGCCATCACTTTCTTTAACCACTTCTTTAGGTGAGCATTCAGTATGTAGTGTTGGGCCTTCTTTTTTCATGATCTCTACCAGGGTTTCAACCAGTAGCGTATCAAAATTACGAAGCGGGGCATGTTTGCGCACAAATAAGTGAGTTTCAGTGCCTAAGCCATGCAGTACACCAGCAAGCTCTACAGCAATGTAGCCTGCGCCAATTACTGCCACTCGCTTTGGCTGCTCTGTTAATTCAAAAAAGCCATTTGAGTCAATGCCGTATTCTGCACCTGGGATATTAGGTGTATGTGGACGTCCACCTACTGCAATCAAAATATGATCAGCCGTGTAATGCTCACCGTTTACTTCTACGGTTTTGCTATCAACAAATTTAGCAAAACCATTAATTACGGTTACGCCATTGTTAGCTAAACCGTTATCGTATCCTTTATGAATACGGCCAATGTAGGCTTCGCGGCTTTCAACGAGTTTGCTCCAGTTAAAGTCTTTTACTTCTACGTTAAAGCCGTAATCAGGTGCATATAAATTAATTGCTTCAGCAACTTGTGCGCCATGCCACATTACTTTTTTAGGCACACAACCTACATTTACACAGGTACCACCCATGTGTTTTGCTTCGATAAGTGCTACTTTAGCGCCACGCATTGCCGCACGGTTAGCAGAGGCAATACCGCCACTACCGCCACCGATTGCAATATAATCAAAGTGTTGTGTCATTTTATGTCCTTAGGCGTTGAGTTTTATGCGCATTAGCATAACATTAAGTTTTAAAAATAAAGAGTGTTTAGGTGACCTATGTTTAGTAAAAAAACATTCGAATTTCTAACTCAGCTTGATCAAAATAATAATAGAGACTGGTTTAATGACCATAAATCACAATATGAAGAATACGTAAGAGAGCCCGCATTAGATTTCATTAGGCAAATGCAAACACCGCTTGCTGAGGTTTCTAGTCATTTTGTCGCATCAGATAAAAAAGTGGGCGGCAGCTTAATGAGAATCCATAAAGATGTGCGTTTTAGTAAAGATAAAACCCCATATAAAATTAATGTAGGGATTCAATTTCGTCATTTTATGGGAAAAGATGTGCACGCCCCTGGTTTTTACTTTCATTTAGCAAATGACGAATGTTTTATAGGGGCTGGTATTTGGCGACCAGAATCAAAGGCGCTTAACGCAATCAGAACCTGCATAGATGAAAACCCAAACAGCTATAAAAAAGCAATTTATAAAGATCAATTTAAATCTATCTTTGAAATGTCAGGAGAGTCGCTAAAACGCCCACCAAGAGGTTTTGATAAAGAGCACCCCTTGATAGATGAGCTAAAGCGAAAAGACTTTATAGCCATTAGCCCGCTCACTCAAAAACAAGTATGTAGCAATAATTTAGTTGATACCGTGCTCGAGCGTTATAAAGTGGCTGATTCATTAATGGGTTATTTGTGTTTTGCTTTGGAGCAACCATATTAAAATTTCACAACTTAAAAGCAGTTGAGTTGTTTTTTTACCTTATAGACCCAATCTAAAACGTAATGCATTAACGCAAAGAGAGTATTTATGAGCAACCCACTAATTGGCCTAGAAGGCTTACCCCCGTTTTCAAAAATAAAGCCTGAGTACGTAGTACCGGCACTAAAGCACGGTATAGAGCAATGTCGTAAAGCCATAGATGACGTGCTAGCGAAAGGCTCGTTTACATGGAACGATTTAGTATTACCCCTTGAAGAAGCCGACGACAAACTCTCGCGTATGTTTTCACCAGTGTCGCACCTCAATTCAGTCATGAATAACGACGCGCTGCGTGAAGCCTACGAGCAATGTTTACCGCTAATATCTGAGTACTCAACATTTGTAGGGCAGCATCAAGGCTTGTACGAGGCGTATAACACGCTTTATAACAGCGACGAATTTAAAACTCTGAGCACTGCGCAGCAAAAAACAATAACCAACGCCCTACGTGATTTTAAACTTTCAGGCATTGCATTATCAGCAGACGATCAAAAGCGCTACGGCGAAATTAGTACGCGTTTATCTGAACTTGCCTCTAAATTTGGCAACAACGTAATGGATGCAACGCTTGCATGGCATAAGCACATTACCGATGAAAGCCAATTAGCAGGCTTGCCAGAGTCGGCGTTAGCGCTTGCCAGCGAAACAGCTAAAAGCAAAGATTTAGATGGCTGGGTATTCACGCTTGATTTTCCGTCTTACTTACCGGTAATGACCTATGCAGATGACCGCGAACTGCGCAAAGAAACCTACACTGCATTTTGTACCCGCGCTTCAGATCAAGGCCCTAATGCGGGGGAATTTGATAACTCAGCCATAATGGAAGAAGAGCTTGCGCTTCGCCATGAGCTATCGCAGTTGTTAGGATTTAATAACTACGCTGAAAAATCATTAGCAACTAAAATGGCCGAATCGCCAGCGCAAGTTTTCTCCTTTTTAGAAGACTTAGCCGCTAAGTCTAAGCCACAAGCAGAGCAAGAAGTGGCAGAGCTAAAAGCCTATGCAGAGCAAAAACATGGTATATCTGAGCTTCAAGCATGGGATTTTGGTTACTACAGCGAAAAACTCAAGCAAGAAAAATACGCAATTTCAGATGAAGTACTGCGCCCTTACTTCCCTGCAGATAAAGTGCTTAGTGGTTTATTTGAAACCGTTAACCGCCTTTTTGGTATTAAAGTAAAAGAAGTAAGCGACTTTGATAGCTACCACAGCGACGTTCGCTTTTTTGAAATTTTTGATAGCAGCAACACGTTGCGCGGTCGTTTTTATCTTGATTTATATGCACGCGAGCGCAAACGTGGCGGAGCCTGGATGGATGACTGTATGGGACGTAAAGTGCGTGCCAGCGGCGAATTACAAACACCCGTGGCGTACTTAGTGTGTAACTTTAACAAAGCGGTAGGCGACAAACCGGCGCTATTTACACATGACGAAGTAACTACGCTTTTCCACGAATTTGGCCATGGTATACATCACATGCTTACCCAAGTAGATGCTGCACCTGTTGCTGGTATTAACGGCGTTGCATGGGATGCCGTAGAGCTACCAAGCCAATTTTTAGAAAACTGGTGTTACGACGAAGAAGCGCTGAGCTTTATTTCAGGCCACTTTGAAAGTGGTGAGCCATTACCAAAAGAGCTACTTGATAAGCTACTAGCTGCTAAAAACTATAATTCTGGCATGCAAATGCTGCGTCAGATTGAGTTTTCGTTGTTCGATTTTAGAATCCACCACGACTACCAGGCAAATCAAGCGTGTCAAATTCAAGCGATTTTAAACGACGTGCGTAGCCGCACATCGGTGGTTAATCCGCCTGAGTTTAACCGTTTTCAACATGGCTTTAGTCATATTTTTGCAGGCGGTTACAGCGCCGGTTACTACTCGTACAAGTGGGCAGAGGTACTCTCTGCAGATGCGTTTTCTAAATTTGAAGAAGAGGGTATTTTTAACGCCGAAACAGGTAAAGCCTTCTTAGAAAATATTTTAGAAAAAGGCGGCAGTGAAGAACCTATGGCGTTATTTAAAAAGTTTCGCGGGCGCGAGCCAAACGTAGATGCTTTACTGCGTCACAGTGGTATAGCTGCATAAACAACTACTTAACCTTATAAAGCGCCTATATGGCGCTTTTTTTATGTTTTTTAATATATTGGCCAATTGTTTTTAGTAATTTTAACCTCCCGTACTATGCTTTGTGTATACGCAGCAAAATGGACTAAGGCATGGCAAAGTTGGTACTGGCAATCGATGACGATAAGTATGTGCATCGAATTATTGAAGAGGCTTTAGCGGGCTTTTGTAAAATTATTCACGCTAAAGATGGTGAAGAAGGACTTAGGCTGACCAAAAAGTACAACCCAGATATTATTTTACTTGATATAGAAATGCCTGGTAAATCTGGCTACCAAGTATGCCAAGCGTTAAAAGAAGATGAGTCGACACACGATATACCCGTTATGTTTTTGTCTTCTAAGGTGGAACTTAGCGATAGAGTAAAAGGCTACAGCGTAGGGGCATCTGACTACATTATAAAACCCTTCAACACCGAAGAGCTAATGGCACGCATTAAAGTGCTTTATGAGTATCGCCAGCAATGTGAAAAGCTAAAGTTTGACGTAGCTAAAGCGCAAAATACCGCCGCAATGGCCATGGCGGAGTCTGGTGATATGGGGCGTATTGTTAGGTTTGTGGGGCAAAGCTATCACTCTCATAACTTTCAGTCATTAAGCGAGCACTTGCTTGCTTTTTTTAGCCCGTTTAATTTAGATGTTGTTATCGTGTTTTGGTATCAAGGGGGGAGCTTTTTTTATAGTTTAGAAAGCGGTGTATGCCCGCTCGAGCAAGAGCTTTTAGAACAACACCGTAATGCCAATCGATTTGTTGATATTGGTAGCAGCACCATTATTAACTACCCCAAAATATCTTTATTAATTAAAAATATGCCTGCAGATAATCGCGCTTTATACGGCCGTTATAAAGATTTATTCCCGCATATTCTTGAGGTGACAAACGAAAAGGTCGTTGCTATGGAAAGAAACGAAAATAGCTTTGAGCAAGCCACCCAAATTAGTACTGCTTTGCAAGATATAGTAAAGCAGCTTACCAGCCAAAATGTTGTACAAAACGACTACACACGGCAGTTTATAGAGCAGTTGCATGAGCTAAACTGCGCAATTAAACAAACACAAGCACAGGCAAACCCTGCTGATTTAACCTTATACATGTCTCAATTAGACGAAACTATGCAGCTATTAGTGACCGCAAATAGTGATTTAGCGTTTATAAAGTATCAACTTAAACAAGTTACCGAAAGCCGCAACGAATTATTGTGCAGTTTACGCTCAAAAGTAGAAGAGGCCAGCTCACATAGTCTTGCACACCAAAGCGATATAGAGCTATTTT
The genomic region above belongs to Pseudoalteromonas sp. MM1 and contains:
- the gorA gene encoding glutathione-disulfide reductase, with amino-acid sequence MTQHFDYIAIGGGSGGIASANRAAMRGAKVALIEAKHMGGTCVNVGCVPKKVMWHGAQVAEAINLYAPDYGFNVEVKDFNWSKLVESREAYIGRIHKGYDNGLANNGVTVINGFAKFVDSKTVEVNGEHYTADHILIAVGGRPHTPNIPGAEYGIDSNGFFELTEQPKRVAVIGAGYIAVELAGVLHGLGTETHLFVRKHAPLRNFDTLLVETLVEIMKKEGPTLHTECSPKEVVKESDGSLTIHFENGYSQNVDQVIWAIGREPSTDVINIAAAGVELNSSGYVKVDEYQNTNVPGIYAVGDIIEHGIELTPVAVKAGRTLSERLFNKDLPDDLKMDYSLVPTVVFSHPPIGTIGETEQEAIARHGEENVKVYKSGFAAMYTAVTQHRQPCAMKLVCVGPEEKVVGLHGIGFAVDEMIQGFAVAMKMGATKADFDAVVALHPTGSEEFVTMR
- a CDS encoding DUF2461 domain-containing protein, encoding MFSKKTFEFLTQLDQNNNRDWFNDHKSQYEEYVREPALDFIRQMQTPLAEVSSHFVASDKKVGGSLMRIHKDVRFSKDKTPYKINVGIQFRHFMGKDVHAPGFYFHLANDECFIGAGIWRPESKALNAIRTCIDENPNSYKKAIYKDQFKSIFEMSGESLKRPPRGFDKEHPLIDELKRKDFIAISPLTQKQVCSNNLVDTVLERYKVADSLMGYLCFALEQPY
- the prlC gene encoding oligopeptidase A, which produces MSNPLIGLEGLPPFSKIKPEYVVPALKHGIEQCRKAIDDVLAKGSFTWNDLVLPLEEADDKLSRMFSPVSHLNSVMNNDALREAYEQCLPLISEYSTFVGQHQGLYEAYNTLYNSDEFKTLSTAQQKTITNALRDFKLSGIALSADDQKRYGEISTRLSELASKFGNNVMDATLAWHKHITDESQLAGLPESALALASETAKSKDLDGWVFTLDFPSYLPVMTYADDRELRKETYTAFCTRASDQGPNAGEFDNSAIMEEELALRHELSQLLGFNNYAEKSLATKMAESPAQVFSFLEDLAAKSKPQAEQEVAELKAYAEQKHGISELQAWDFGYYSEKLKQEKYAISDEVLRPYFPADKVLSGLFETVNRLFGIKVKEVSDFDSYHSDVRFFEIFDSSNTLRGRFYLDLYARERKRGGAWMDDCMGRKVRASGELQTPVAYLVCNFNKAVGDKPALFTHDEVTTLFHEFGHGIHHMLTQVDAAPVAGINGVAWDAVELPSQFLENWCYDEEALSFISGHFESGEPLPKELLDKLLAAKNYNSGMQMLRQIEFSLFDFRIHHDYQANQACQIQAILNDVRSRTSVVNPPEFNRFQHGFSHIFAGGYSAGYYSYKWAEVLSADAFSKFEEEGIFNAETGKAFLENILEKGGSEEPMALFKKFRGREPNVDALLRHSGIAA
- a CDS encoding mechanosensitive ion channel family protein: MIKDILMHPFLVSLFVLAIAFVLKVLVDKLARNRAEKKEKDIRYITHNIKHFINFVMVLSLLFVWSTEIQNFALSIAAFAVAIVLATREFIQCVIGFFYLVTTRPFRVGDWIQVGDYFGEVAETDWIKTTLHEIDIHTYQFSRKTIYIPNNKLITSSIKNLNFVKRFATHHFTIVRRESFNPYPIHAPLTEKAKQYCEEFEEVASRYNSMIERKLDAKISGPEPVIHFSTTELGEFKANFTLFCPTHKALEIEHKLTESFMDLWYEEAKKNKEDQSEA